Proteins encoded by one window of Vigna radiata var. radiata cultivar VC1973A chromosome 5, Vradiata_ver6, whole genome shotgun sequence:
- the LOC106759774 gene encoding GTP-binding protein At2g22870, giving the protein MVLLLHLPRFPLYLITSSHSLHLRALSTSSKTTLLRPPKATLTTSQPVTVTNPSATELSLEKLFVPPGTNVSLDTARVLNGSNILLSNYANDALISQAEFVKSSVKTEDCPSDGLPEFALVGRSNVGKSSLLNSLVRRKKLALTSKKPGKTQCINHFRINDSWYLVDLPGYGYASAPHELRMDWEKFTKDYFLNRSTLVSVFLLIDASIPAKQIDLDYASWLGQNQIPMTIIFTKCDKRKKKKNGGKRPEENVDDFQDLIRGFFQSVPPWIMTSSVTHQGRDEILLHMAQLRNYWLKH; this is encoded by the exons ATGGtccttcttcttcaccttcCAAGGTTCCCTCTCTACTTGATTACTTCATCTCACTCCCTTCATCTCCGAGCCCTCTCAACTTCCTCCAAAACCACCCTCTTACGCCCACCCAAAGCCACGCTCACCACCTCACAACCCGTGACCGTAACAAACCCTTCCGCAACAGAACTATCCCTCGAGAAGCTCTTCGTTCCGCCAGGGACCAACGTGTCTCTCGACACCGCGAGAGTGTTGAACGGTTCCAACATTCTTCTTAGCAATTACGCCAACGACGCTCTGATATCGCAGGCCGAATTCGTGAAAAGCAGTGTGAAAACCGAAGACTGCCCCTCCGATGGCCTCCCTGAATTTGCTCTCGTTGGCCGCTCCAATGTCGGCAAATCCTCCCTCCTCAACTCTCTCGTGCGCCGCAAGAAGCTCGCCTTAACTTCCAAGAAACCCG GCAAAACGCAATGCATTAACCATTTTCGGATTAATGATAGCTGGTATCTGGTTGATTTGCCTGGATATGG GTATGCATCTGCACCGCATGAACTTAGAATGGACTGGGAAAAATTCACCAAGGACTATTTCCTTAACCGTTCAACATTAGTTTCAGTATTCCTTCTAATAGATGCTAGCATTCCTGCTAAACAAATCGATCTTGACTATGCCAGTTGGTTGGGTCAGAATCAG ATCCCAATGACAATAATCTTTACCAAATGTGACAAgcggaagaaaaaaaaaaacggaggCAAAAGACCAGAGGAAAATGTTGATGATTTTCAGGACTTGATTCGAGGTTTCTTCCAATCAGTGCCTCCATGGATCATGACCAGTAGTGTCACCCATCAGGGTCGTGATGAAATACTTCTCCACATGGCCCAGCTACGGAACTATTGGCTTAAGCACTAA
- the LOC106759797 gene encoding uncharacterized protein LOC106759797, with the protein MGYIHYGRNLRNIFRFKSATGFVTNSARSQPRSRAPFLGNVPFSTNSDARMVQDLLAEVERDRLRERNERLRLGLDTADIDAEPEQDYMGVEPLIAKLNKKNEKESGDLNRYEEPTDSDDDSDEETREEADKRHRDFERKFERHQDLLKGFTDAETLDDAFKWMTKIDKFEHKHFRLRPEYRVIGELMNLLKVVTEQKDRFVLQNKLNRALRLVQWKEAYDPDNPANYGVIQREQQDAAAAADAREDAELEKEKLIGEGDNAGDDDEEEFDDMKEKDNVLLAKLEAIDRKLEEKLAELEYTFGRKGKALEEEIKDLAEERNELTEQKRKPLYRKGFDTRLIDMNRTCKVTKGGQVVKYTAMVACGNYNGVIGFAKAKGPAVPVALQKAYEKCFQNLHYVERHEEHTIAHAIQTSYKKTKVYLWPAPTTTGMKAGRTVESILHLAGLKNVKSKVIGSRNPHNTVKAVFKALNAIETPRDVQEKFGRTVVEKYLL; encoded by the exons ATGGGTTACATCCACTATGGAAGAAATCTCCGCAACATATTCAGATTCAAATCCGCCACCGGCTTCGTCACAAATTCTGCCAGATCGCAGCCGAGGTCACGCGCTCCTTTTCTCGGAAATGTTCCTTTCTCCACCAATTCGGACGCCAGAATGGTGCAGGACCTTCTAGCGGAGGTGGAACGCGACAGACTCAGGGAGCGAAACGAGCGATTGAGACTCGGTTTGGACACAGCTGACATCGACGCGGAGCCCGAGCAGGATTACATGGGCGTGGAGCCACTCATCGCGAAGCTGAATAAGAAGAACGAGAAGGAATCGGGGGACTTGAATCGCTACGAGGAGCCCACGGACTCCGATGACGATTCCGACGAGGAAACGCGGGAAGAGGCCGACAAACGGCACCGCGACTTCGAGCGCAAGTTCGAGCGCCACCAGGACCTTCTCAAGGGCTTCACCGACGCCGAAACCCTCGATGACGCCTTCAAGTGGATGACCAAAATTGACAAGTTCGAGCACAAGCATTTTCGTCTACGTCCGGAATATAGGGTTATCGGCGAGCTCATGAACCTGCTCAAGGTGGTGACGGAGCAGAAGGATAGGTTTGTTCTGCAGAATAAGCTTAATAGGGCGTTGAGGTTGGTGCAGTGGAAGGAGGCCTATGATCCTGATAACCCTGCCAATTATGGTGTGATTCAGCGTGAGCAGCAGGATGCGGCTGCCGCGGCGGATGCACGGGAAGACGCTGAGTTGGAGAAGGAGAAGTTGATTGGGGAAGGGGATAATGctggtgatgatgatgaggaggagTTTGATGACATGAAGGAGAAAGATAATGTACTGCTGGCTAAACTTGAGGCTATTGacaggaagcttgaggagaagcTGGCGGAGCTTGAATATACGTTTGGGAGGAAGGGGAAGGCACTGGAGGAAGAGATCAAGGATCTTGCTGAGGAGAGAAATGAATTGACTGAGCAGAAGAGAAAACCGCTTTACCGGAAG GGTTTTGACACAAGATTGATAGACATGAACCGAACTTGTAAAGTCACCaag GGAGGACAAGTTGTGAAGTATACTGCTATGGTAGCTTGTGGAAACTATAATGGTGTTATTGGTTTTGCAAAAGCCAAAGGCCCTGCAGTCCCAGTTGCCCTTCAGAAG GCCTACGAGAAATGCTTTCAGAATTTGCATTACGTAGAGCGACATGAGGAGCATACAATTGCCCATGCAATTCAAACGTCTTATAAAAAGACCAAG GTGTATCTCTGGCCTGCTCCAACAACAACTGGTATGAAAGCTGGCAGAACAGTGGAATCCATACTTCACTTGGCTGGTTTAAAGAATGTCAAGTCGAAG GTCATTGGTTCCAGAAATCCTCATAATACAGTTAAGGCTGTCTTCAAAGCACTTAATGCG ATTGAAACACCAAGGGATGTTCAAGAGAAGTTTGGTAGGACTGTGGTTGAGAAGTATCTGTTGTGA